Proteins found in one Poecilia reticulata strain Guanapo linkage group LG15, Guppy_female_1.0+MT, whole genome shotgun sequence genomic segment:
- the LOC103477178 gene encoding 5-hydroxytryptamine receptor 7, whose amino-acid sequence MVVVGATNGTFSADNMRSAFMIEDTVGGGESGISTNMMISEALAPRLLKIAQDAAEAAAAAAAAAAATSPSSSSQPQVMETNGTRCGEQILSYGRVEKVLIGGVLTMLTLSTICGNLLVVISVCFVKKLRQPSNYLIVSLALADLSVALAVMPFVSITDLIGGQWIFGQFFCNVFIAMDVMCCTASIMTLCVISIDRYLGITKPLTYPVRQNGCCMAKMILSVWLLSASITLPPLFGWAQNVNDGRVCLISQDFGYTVYSTAVAFYIPMSVMLIMYYRIYRAAKLSAAKHTITGFPRDGEHRTGAAHRGGRGVHEPRQPSESGETGSVEATETEQCEEEAEEESLDCVAAALKLQREVEEECSSRVSRLLKSGEHHQRRKRKNQSIFKREQKAAATLGIVVGAFTFCWLPFFLVSTARPFVCGVECSCVPLWLERTLLWLGYANSLINPFIYAFFNRDLRTTYSNLLRCRYRNINRKLSAAGMHEALKLVEKPDTDA is encoded by the exons ATGGTTGTTGTGGGAGCCACTAACGGAACTTTCTCCGCTGACAACATGAGGTCCGCGTTCATGATCGAGGACACAGTCGGCGGCGGGGAGTCCGGGATTTCCACCAACATGATGATCTCTGAAGCTCTGGCGCCTCGGCTGCTGAAAATTGCGCAGGACGCCGCAGAGGCTgcggcagcggcggcggcagcggcagcGGCCACTTCTCCGTCCTCCTCCAGTCAGCCGCAGGTCATGGAGACGAACGGGACGCGCTGCGGGGAGCAGATCCTGAGCTACGGCCGCGTGGAGAAGGTTCTGATCGGCGGGGTGCTCACCATGCTCACCCTGTCCACCATCTGCGGGAACCTGCTGGTGGTCATCTCGGTGTGCTTCGTGAAGAAGCTACGCCAGCCCTCCAACTACCTGATCGTGTCTCTGGCGCTGGCCGACCTGTCCGTGGCGCTGGCCGTGATGCCGTTCGTCAGCATCACGGACCTCATCGGCGGCCAGTGGATATTCGGACAGTTTTTTTGCAACGTTTTCATCGCCATGGATGTGATGTGCTGCACCGCGTCCATCATGACTCTGTGCGTAATCAGCATcgacag GTACCTGGGCATCACCAAACCTCTGACCTATCCCGTCCGGCAGAACGGCTGCTGCATGGCCAAGATGATCCTGTCAGTGTGGCTCCTGTCTGCCTCCATCACCCTGCCCCCCCTCTTCGGCTGGGCGCAGAACGTCAACGACGGCAGAGTCTGCCTCATCAGCCAGGACTTTGGCTACACCGTCTACTCCACGGCCGTGGCCTTCTACATCCCCATGTCGGTCATGCTGATCATGTACTACAGGATCTACAGAGCAGCCAAGCTCAGCGCCGCCAAGCACACAATCACCGGTTTCCCCAGGGACGGGGAGCACCGCACAGGGGCGGCACACAGAGGGGGCCGCGGGGTGCACGAGCCCCGGCAGCCGTCAGAGTCTGGGGAGACGGGGAGCGTTGAGGCAACGGAGACGGAGCAATGTGAGGAGGAAGCGGAGGAGGAGAGCCTGGACTGCGTGGCGGCGGCGCTGAAGCTGCAgcgggaggtggaggaggagtgCAGCAGCCGCGTGTCCCGCCTGCTGAAGAGTGGCGAGCACCACCagcggaggaagaggaagaaccAGTCCATCTTCAAGCGGGAGCAGAAGGCGGCGGCCACCCTGGGCATCGTGGTGGGCGCCTTCACCTTCTGCTGGCTGCCGTTCTTCCTGGTGTCCACGGCGCGGCCCTTCGTCTGCGGCGTGGAGTGCAGCTGCGTGCCGCTGTGGCTGGAGAGGACGCTGCTGTGGCTCGGCTACGCCAACTCACTCATCAACCCCTTCATCTACGCCTTCTTCAACCGCGACCTGCGGACCACCTACAGCAACCTGCTGCGCTGCCGCTACCGGAACATCAACCGGAAGCTGTCAGCAGCCGGCATGCACGAGGCTCTGAAGCTGGTGGAGAAGCCAGACACCGACGCCTGA